In a single window of the Gossypium hirsutum isolate 1008001.06 chromosome A13, Gossypium_hirsutum_v2.1, whole genome shotgun sequence genome:
- the LOC107957656 gene encoding ran-binding protein 1 homolog a, with translation MASKEPDQEHREDEDAAPAEEEDTGAQIAPIIKLEEVAVSTGEENEDPILDLKSKLYRFDKEGNQWKERGAGTVKLLKHKETGKVRLVMRQSKTLKICANHLVLPTMTVQEHAGNDKSCLWHASDYADGELKDDLFCIRFASVKNCKTFMQKFQEVAESQKPKEENKDASAAAGLLEKLSVDEKKTEDKAGEEKKETEATEKADSEKKDGEAASST, from the exons ATGGCAAGCAAAGAACCGGATCAGGAGCACAGAGAAGACGAGGATGCCGCCCCCGCCGAGGAAGAAGACACCGGAGCTCAAATCGCCCCTATCATCAAGCTCGAGGAAGTCGCCGTCAGCACCGGCGAGGAAAACGAAGATCCGATACTCGATCT GAAGTCGAAGCTCTACCGATTTGATAAAGAAGGCAATCAATGGAAAGAGAGAGGCGCTGGTACTGTGAAGCTGTTGAAGCACAAAGAGACTGGAAAAGTTCGCCTTGTTATGAGGCAATCTAAGACTCTCAAGATCTGCGCCAATCATTTAG TGTTGCCGACTATGACGGTGCAGGAGCACGCAGGGAACGACAAATCGTGCCTGTGGCACGCTTCTGACTACGCTGATGGTGAATTGAAAGATGATCTGTTCTGCATTCGTTTTGCATCTGTGAAAA ATTGCAAAACCTTCATGCAAAAGTTCCAAGAAGTTGCTGAATCACAAAAACCGAAAGAGGAAAATAAAGATGCATCTGCTGCTGCTGGACTGCTGGAGAAGTTGAGCGTTGATGAAAAGAAGACCGAGGATAAAGCTGGAGAGGAGAAAAAGGAAACAGAAGCCACAGAAAAGGCAGATTCCGAGAAGAAAGATGGGGAGGCAGCTTCCTCAACTTAA